In one Paramisgurnus dabryanus chromosome 21, PD_genome_1.1, whole genome shotgun sequence genomic region, the following are encoded:
- the agmat gene encoding guanidino acid hydrolase, mitochondrial yields the protein MLSLTKIANQTRVFGGLQVFKTCSSRRAINRRDVDTNQVNVVSVRRMSFNVPTSAEFVARVSGIATMCKLPFHKTADGLDAAFVGVPIDTGTSNRPGARFGPRHIRAESAMIRAYNGWTRAAPYESMNVADIGDVNVNLFDLKDTCKKIREAYREIVATDCIPLTLGGDHTIAYPILQAVAERHGPVGLIHVDAHADTSDMILGEKIGHGTPFRRCVDEGLLDCKRVVQIGLRGPSYLPDNYEWSRAQGFRVVEAVECWHKSLVPLMEEVRAQMGTGPVYLSFDIDSLDPAFAPGTGTPEIAGLTPIQGLEIIRGCRGVNLVGCDLVEVAPAYDTTGNTALTGANLLFEMLCVLPKVKYY from the exons ATGTTGTCTTTGACCAAAATCGCAAATCAAACTCGAGTCTTTGGTGGCTTGCAGGTTTTTAAAACATGTTCCTCTCGAAGAGCGATAAACAGGAGAGATGTCGACACAAATCAGGTTAACGTAGTCTCTGTCAGGCGAATGAGTTTTAATGTCCCAACGAGCGCAGAGTTTGTGGCGCGAGTCAGCGGCATCGCCACGATGTGTAAATTACCGTTTCACAAAACAGCCGACGGTCTCGACGCCGCTTTTGTCGGAGTACCGATCGACACCGGGACATCTAACCGACCGGGTGCaag ATTTGGTCCTAGACATATCAGGGCAGAATCGGCTATGATAAGAGCATACAACGGCTGGACACGCGCCGCACCGTATGAATCGATGAACGTTGCAGATATTGGTGACGTAAATGTCAATCTCTTTGATCTGAAGGACACCTGCAAGAAAATCCGCGAGGCCTACCGCGAAATAGTGGCAACCGACTGCATCCCACTTACATTGG GAGGTGATCATACCATTGCATACCCAATTCTTCAAGCTGTTGCTGAGAG ACATGGACCGGTGGGCCTGATACATGTAGATGCCCATGCAGACACAAGTGACATGATTCTGGGTGAGAAGATCGGGCACGGGACTCCTTTCAGGCGATGCGTGGACGAGGGCCTGTTAGACTGCAAGAGGGTGGTACAGATCGGGCTAAGGGGACCAAGTTATTTACCAGACAATTACGAGTGGAGCCGAGCACAG GGTTTCCGTGTAGTGGAGGCTGTTGAATGCTGGCACAAATCTCTTGTTCCACTCATGGAGGAGGTTCGGGCTCAGATGGGAACCGGACCTGTTTATCTCAGTTTTGACATAGATAGTCTGGACCCTGCATTTGCTCCAGGCACAGGAACACCAGAGATCGCAGGTCTCACACCCATTCAG GGTCTTGAAATCATTCGAGGTTGTCGGGGCGTAAACCTCGTAGGATGTGATTTAGTTGAAGTTGCTCCAGCCTATGACACCACAG GTAACACTGCTTTGACCGGGGCTAATCTACTTTTTGAAATGTTATGCGTCCTTCCAAAAGTTAAATACTATTAA
- the pink1 gene encoding serine/threonine-protein kinase PINK1, mitochondrial: MSVKHAISRGMEFGRSVLQLGLLKPAARVAAKFRGDRLRVSPQTRTVQPQSFLPARYRFYRLSVSGMAARLQSGGFRRLIGGGSPRNRAVFLAFGVGLGFIEQQQEEDRKSAALCQEIQAVFKKKKFQTPLKSFKSGYRLEDYVIGKQIGKGCNAAVYEAAAPFALPAENEKCSLVQLDQNEDDKKNAGPFRFSATSSFPLAMKMMWNIGAGSSSDAILRSMSMELVPSSPKALSKEQRVIALDGHFGPVPKRLTAHPNVITVYRAFTADVPLLPGAQEEYPDVLPPRLNPMGLGSNRTLFLVMKNYPCTLRQYLEVGVPTRMQASLMFLQLLEGVDHLCRQGIAHRDLKSDNVLLEFDRTGCPRLVITDFGCCLAEDFSLKLPFNSLWVNRGGNGCLMAPEVATAVPGPGVTIDYSKADAWAIGAIAYELFGEPNPFYHAQGLESRSYQERNLPPLPDTVPADVQLVVKLLLRRNNHKRPSARVAANIIHISLWGKRVLASLDRARTDKLIDWLLCQSAVVLLNVRGPSGSSVEAELQRSFLSNIDLEDLRTAVSFLMYEKEHSSLF, from the exons ATGTCAGTCAAACACGCCATAAGCCGGGGTATGGAGTTTGGGAGATCCGTTCTCCAACTGGGTCTCTTGAAACCAGCCGCCCGTGTGGCAGCGAAGTTCCGCGGTGATCGACTGCGTGTGTCACCTCAGACCCGCACTGTCCAGCCGCAGAGCTTTCTGCCCGCGCGGTACCGCTTTTACAGGCTGTCTGTCAGCGGGATGGCCGCTCGACTTCAATCGGGTGGTTTCAGGAGACTGATCGGAGGCGGGTCACCCAGGAACAGAGCAGTTTTCCTGGCTTTTGGTGTTGGATTAGGATTTATTGAACAACAACAGGAGGAGGACAGAAAGAGCGCGGCGCTGTGTCAGGAAATACAG GCTGTATTCAAAAAGAAAAAGTTTCAGACGCCTCTGAAGTCCTTTAAATCAGGATACAGGTTGGAGGATTATGTGATTGGGAAACAGATCGGGAAAGGTTGCAATGCTGCTGTGTACGAGGCCGCAGCTCCGTTTGCACTCCCTGCGGAGAATGAAAAGTGTTCGCTGGTTCAACTGGACCAGAATGAAGATGACAAGAAGAATGCAGGACCATTTCGATTCTCAGCTACATCCAGCTTTCCTTTAGCTATGAAAATGATGTGGAACATTGGG GCTGGATCATCTAGTGATGCTATCCTTCGATCCATGTCCATGGAATTGGTCCCTTCATCCCCAAAGGCCTTATCGAAAGAACAGCGAGTGATTGCTTTAGATGG CCATTTTGGACCGGTGCCTAAAAGACTTACTGCTCATCCCAATGTAATCACGGTATACCGGGCTTTCACTGCAGACGTACCCCTGCTACCTGGTGCTCAGGAAGAGTATCCCGATGTCCTGCCACCCAGACTCAATCCTATGGGTTTGGGCAGCAATCGCACACTGTTCCTGGTCATGAAGAA TTACCCATGCACCCTGCGTCAGTACCTGGAGGTTGGTGTGCCAACCCGGATGCAGGCGTCTCTGATGTTCCTGCAGCTGCTGGAGGGCGTGGACCACCTTTGCAGACAAGGCATTGCTCATCGAGATCTTAAATCGGATAATGTTCTTCTAGAATTCGATCGTA CTGGGTGTCCCAGACTGGTGATCACTGATTTCGGATGCTGTCTGGCAGAAGACTTTAGTCTCAAACTGCCCTTTAACAGCTTGTGGGTTAACAGAGGAGGAAATGGCTGTCTGATGGCACCTGAG GTGGCAACTGCCGTTCCAGGTCCAGGAGTAACAATCGATTACAGTAAGGCAGATGCCTGGGCCATAGGGGCCATTGCTTATGAGCTTTTCGGGGAGCCGAACCCCTTCTACCATGCACAGGGCCTGGAGAGTCGCAGTTATCAGGAAAGAAATCTGCCCCCATTGCCTGATACTGTACCTGCTGATGTACAACTCGTGGTGAAATTATTGCTACGCAGAAATAATCACAAG CGTCCCAGTGCACGTGTGGCTGCCAACATAATTCACATCAGTCTGTGGGGCAAACGTGTCCTGGCCAGCTTGGACCGAGCCAGAACGGATAAGCTGATTGACTGGCTGCTGTGTCAGTCTGCGGTGGTCCTCCTGAATGTTCGCGGGCCCAGCGGGAGCTCTGTGGAAGCTGAACTCCAGAGATCTTTCCTCTCTAACATAGACCTAGAAGATCTCCGCACTGCAGTCAGCTTCCTTATGTACGAAAAAGAACACAGCAGTCTCTTCTAG
- the cdaa gene encoding cytidine deaminase a encodes MSNSMDPWSPQDLVQKSQEAKNLAYCPYSNFRVGAAVLTSDGSVFTGCNVENACYNLGLCAERTAITKAVSEGHKTFTAIAIASDLEDRFISPCGACRQVMREFGLQWNIYMSKADGSYNSMKVEDLLPCSFGPDDLRAGENH; translated from the exons ATGAGCAACAGTATGGACCCCTGGAGCCCACAAGATCTTGTTCAGAAATCTCAGGAAGCCAAAAATCTTGCCTACTGTCCCTACAGCAATTTCAGGGTTGGGGCAGCGGTCTTAACAAGCGATGGATCCGTCTTTACAG GTTGTAATGTAGAGAATGCATGCTACAATCTTGGTTTGTGTGCTGAGAGAACGGCGATCACCAAGGCTGTGTCTGAAGGTCACAAAACCTTTACGGCCATCGCAATTGCCAG TGACCTTGAAGATCGCTTTATTTCTCCATGTGGAGCCTGTCGGCAGGTCATGAGAGAG TTTGGCTTACAATGGAACATTTATATGTCAAAGGCTGATGGATCTTACAATTCGATGAAGGTGGAAGATCTTCTGCCATGTTCATTCGGCCCTGATGACCTAAGAGCAGGAGAAAATCACTAG